Proteins found in one Enterococcus sp. 9D6_DIV0238 genomic segment:
- a CDS encoding GNAT family N-acetyltransferase gives MILRKFTEADVADLFAIYSDQAVNTYLPWFPLATLEEANTFYDTNYRQAYQKQQGYRYAICLKAYDQPIGYVNVSLDDSYDFGYGLRKEFWHKGIVTEAGQAVIEQLRKDGIPYITATHDVANPRSGEVMKRLGMTYQYSYEEQWQPKNRLVTFKMYQLNLDEYQERVYQKYWTCSSVHFVEESL, from the coding sequence TTGATTTTAAGAAAATTTACGGAAGCAGATGTAGCTGATCTGTTTGCAATTTATAGCGATCAAGCAGTCAATACGTACTTGCCGTGGTTTCCATTAGCTACGTTGGAAGAAGCAAACACCTTTTATGATACGAATTATCGTCAGGCGTACCAAAAGCAGCAAGGCTATCGCTATGCAATTTGTTTAAAGGCGTATGATCAGCCGATCGGTTATGTAAATGTGAGCCTGGATGACAGTTATGATTTTGGCTATGGGTTGCGAAAAGAGTTTTGGCATAAAGGGATTGTGACAGAAGCAGGCCAAGCAGTGATCGAACAACTTAGAAAAGATGGAATTCCTTATATAACCGCAACTCATGACGTTGCTAATCCCCGCAGTGGTGAAGTGATGAAACGGTTAGGAATGACCTATCAGTATTCCTATGAAGAACAATGGCAGCCAAAGAATCGACTAGTAACATTCAAAATGTATCAGCTTAATCTTGATGAATATCAGGAACGCGTATACCAAAAGTACTGGACTTGTTCCTCTGTGCATTTTGTTGAAGAAAGTCTGTAA
- a CDS encoding helix-turn-helix transcriptional regulator codes for MSLAVGKQIKKFRQERHLSQQDLADHLMISRQTISKWELGKSLPDLENVIRLAEYFDVSVDVLIGYKKSGFLTSLFQGRKGKELTKMAKDIEQNKTAFYSAYAKEIDSLFTEGKRVNTFLKLDEAMYPEVTFSRWAGNANCLCSVSKGEVTIDQIGRFIGLVNLPIEKRIAEFPITDIKEITIHFAKYYRHLGGDFMTLIDLVTEENVYFFWVNSLKAAHAIYHYPPFSSTKIQVMEDFEAALALADEQAAFEALREQEALIPLFYGQQQ; via the coding sequence GTGAGCTTAGCCGTAGGCAAACAAATCAAAAAATTTCGTCAAGAACGTCATTTATCTCAACAAGATTTAGCCGATCATTTAATGATTTCACGTCAGACGATTTCAAAATGGGAGTTAGGGAAAAGTTTACCTGACTTAGAAAATGTGATTCGATTAGCTGAATATTTTGATGTGAGCGTAGATGTTTTGATCGGCTATAAAAAATCGGGATTCTTAACGTCATTGTTTCAAGGACGAAAAGGAAAGGAACTGACCAAAATGGCAAAAGATATCGAACAAAACAAAACTGCTTTTTACAGTGCATATGCTAAGGAAATCGATTCTTTATTCACAGAAGGAAAACGAGTCAACACCTTCCTAAAATTGGATGAAGCGATGTATCCTGAGGTGACCTTTTCAAGATGGGCGGGGAATGCTAATTGTCTTTGCAGTGTGAGCAAAGGCGAAGTTACGATCGATCAAATCGGACGCTTTATAGGACTAGTCAATCTGCCTATTGAAAAACGAATCGCTGAGTTTCCTATAACGGACATTAAAGAAATCACTATCCACTTTGCGAAATATTATCGTCATCTCGGCGGTGACTTCATGACATTGATCGATTTAGTAACAGAGGAAAACGTTTATTTTTTCTGGGTAAATTCATTGAAAGCAGCGCATGCTATCTATCATTACCCACCATTTTCTTCAACAAAGATTCAAGTGATGGAGGACTTTGAAGCGGCTCTAGCACTTGCAGATGAACAAGCAGCGTTTGAAGCATTACGTGAACAAGAAGCACTCATTCCACTATTTTACGGACAACAGCAGTGA
- a CDS encoding ABC-F family ATP-binding cassette domain-containing protein has product MELLQVTDLTYAVPDKQLYENSSFTLQSGEHMGIVGKNGAGKSTLLKILLGSVLPDEGSIVWNPNATLGYLDQYANMDEALTIHEFLSSAYQELYTTEKEMLKLYETYGETGEDQLLERAAAYQERLEISGFYEVENEINKAITGLGISNGEAVKQLAALSRGDKIKVILAKLLLEKPSVLILDEPTNYLDQEHIDWLTDYMKAFENAFIIVSHDTEFLSKIATCICDIDFGEIKKYHSDYADFLKQKAHFTEAYQSQFDAQQRKIKETEAFIQKNIAGIKTKMAQGRRKHLERMDRLKEPEKTIPANFTFKSAPQSSPNALTIEGLAIGYDKQLLSAFDLQVKKGEKLVITGADGSGKTALLKTLLGQLPALAGQSHFSPQVKVGYHSQEIEWENTEWTPIETLANKYTRLTYEDVRRELAKCGIKRELADKNLYMLSGGEQSKVKLCDLTMQPSNFLILDEPTNHLDVDSRKALQIALKNFKGSVLFVSNDEQFYTPIVDKIFVLEDQKLLQQ; this is encoded by the coding sequence ATGGAATTATTACAAGTAACAGATTTAACCTATGCTGTACCAGATAAACAATTATATGAAAATAGCTCATTTACCTTGCAAAGCGGTGAACATATGGGAATCGTTGGAAAAAATGGTGCTGGGAAAAGTACCTTATTGAAGATTCTTTTGGGTAGTGTTTTACCTGACGAAGGGTCCATTGTATGGAATCCCAATGCGACTCTAGGCTATCTCGATCAATATGCGAATATGGACGAAGCCTTGACGATCCACGAATTTTTAAGTTCTGCCTATCAGGAGCTTTATACAACGGAAAAAGAAATGCTTAAATTATATGAGACATACGGAGAAACTGGAGAGGATCAATTATTGGAACGCGCGGCAGCTTATCAGGAAAGACTGGAAATCAGCGGTTTTTACGAAGTTGAAAATGAGATCAATAAAGCGATCACAGGACTTGGAATCAGTAATGGAGAAGCTGTAAAACAGTTAGCTGCATTAAGTCGCGGAGATAAAATCAAAGTAATACTTGCTAAACTTCTTTTGGAAAAACCGTCTGTTTTGATTTTAGATGAACCGACTAACTATTTGGATCAGGAGCACATCGATTGGCTGACAGACTATATGAAAGCTTTTGAAAATGCGTTTATCATCGTTTCTCATGATACAGAATTTCTTAGCAAAATAGCTACATGCATTTGTGATATCGATTTTGGAGAAATCAAAAAATATCATAGTGATTATGCTGATTTCTTAAAACAAAAAGCTCATTTTACAGAAGCTTATCAAAGTCAATTTGATGCCCAACAAAGAAAAATCAAGGAGACGGAAGCCTTTATCCAAAAAAATATTGCTGGAATCAAAACTAAAATGGCTCAGGGCAGAAGAAAGCATTTAGAGCGGATGGATCGATTGAAAGAGCCCGAAAAAACAATACCAGCTAATTTCACCTTTAAAAGTGCACCGCAAAGCTCTCCGAATGCTTTAACTATTGAAGGACTAGCTATCGGATACGATAAACAATTGCTTTCAGCGTTTGACCTACAGGTGAAAAAAGGAGAAAAACTTGTTATCACAGGGGCTGATGGATCAGGGAAAACAGCGTTGCTTAAAACTCTATTAGGTCAACTCCCTGCACTAGCTGGTCAAAGTCATTTTTCTCCTCAAGTAAAGGTTGGGTATCATTCACAGGAAATCGAATGGGAAAATACGGAATGGACACCGATCGAAACGTTGGCGAATAAATATACTAGACTCACTTATGAGGATGTCCGCAGAGAACTTGCAAAGTGCGGGATCAAACGCGAGCTTGCAGATAAAAATCTTTACATGTTGAGCGGTGGTGAACAGTCTAAAGTAAAACTGTGTGATCTAACAATGCAGCCAAGCAATTTTCTGATACTGGATGAGCCGACAAATCATTTAGATGTGGATTCAAGAAAAGCACTTCAAATAGCACTGAAGAATTTTAAAGGCAGCGTTCTATTCGTTTCAAATGATGAACAATTCTATACACCGATCGTTGATAAGATTTTTGTATTGGAGGATCAAAAACTGCTGCAGCAATAA
- a CDS encoding helix-turn-helix domain-containing protein, which produces MDFLLLDDRANLKLAILRLLEQQYSFSERKDRLCERLGISQYLLERSMLEINEDLKRFGLIEAMEVIEQNNEIILFQSVKISSSIVEEYYLKHSLEFTLLKTIFFHQFTSIKKYGEEHGMSRTLVYKIVDRIRKELEQYDIKLSKNFQLVGNELHIRQYFTMLYYRIYKDSDELYSQLDILAVNDLFAKLKTTYEEINSFYLFRHYLLIMLERIKRKQRYFLSANDLEPLASQKNQSCQIIDHWTKQTISGTKKELEIEVTGILSNLSIYRKEFCDLDQPAVKTYLLQLKKVFQGFPMLKGLEPNFCAEVNRILYRHLLITPLIDITLRVMDLDFFHERYPVIFERCRQFICQLPEKEFRFSKKSLFFNLLLVVSQQYDKENEKHPINVHVNFTQGEKYNQFIKEQIKIFDSFNIQFHSTVRPDTDLIVSDYLLNTAFSARKLIWLAPPRASDWRNFGNEIVAINKNLQVMKRRNE; this is translated from the coding sequence ATGGATTTCTTGTTATTAGATGATCGCGCAAATTTAAAGCTGGCAATTCTTCGCCTGTTAGAACAACAATATTCCTTTTCAGAACGAAAGGATCGTTTATGTGAACGACTGGGTATTTCTCAGTATCTTCTAGAACGCAGTATGCTGGAGATCAATGAAGATCTGAAAAGATTTGGATTAATAGAAGCGATGGAAGTCATCGAGCAAAACAATGAAATCATACTTTTCCAAAGTGTCAAAATATCGTCAAGTATTGTTGAAGAATACTATTTGAAACATTCGCTAGAGTTTACACTTTTAAAAACGATCTTTTTTCACCAGTTCACTTCTATCAAAAAATACGGTGAAGAGCACGGGATGAGCCGAACGCTCGTCTATAAGATCGTGGATCGTATTAGAAAAGAACTTGAGCAATATGATATAAAGCTATCAAAAAATTTTCAGCTAGTTGGAAATGAACTGCACATACGTCAGTATTTTACGATGCTTTATTATAGAATTTATAAGGATTCAGACGAGTTATATAGTCAGTTGGATATCTTAGCTGTCAATGATCTTTTTGCAAAGCTTAAAACGACCTACGAGGAAATCAATTCATTTTATTTGTTTCGACATTATTTATTGATCATGTTAGAACGGATCAAGAGAAAGCAGCGTTATTTTTTATCAGCGAATGATTTGGAACCGCTAGCTAGTCAAAAAAATCAGAGTTGCCAAATCATCGATCATTGGACAAAGCAAACGATCAGTGGAACGAAAAAAGAACTTGAGATCGAAGTGACGGGCATCTTGAGCAATCTGTCTATTTATCGAAAAGAATTTTGTGACTTAGATCAGCCCGCGGTAAAAACATATCTCCTCCAGTTGAAAAAAGTATTTCAAGGGTTTCCGATGTTGAAGGGTTTAGAGCCAAACTTCTGTGCAGAAGTGAACCGTATTCTTTATCGACACCTGCTGATCACTCCTTTGATCGATATTACTTTACGTGTAATGGATCTAGATTTTTTTCATGAGCGTTACCCAGTGATTTTTGAACGATGTCGCCAGTTTATTTGCCAGCTACCTGAAAAGGAATTTCGATTCAGCAAAAAATCTTTGTTCTTCAATTTGCTGCTTGTGGTTTCTCAGCAATACGATAAAGAAAATGAAAAACATCCAATCAATGTACATGTGAATTTTACGCAAGGAGAAAAATACAACCAGTTTATCAAAGAGCAAATCAAAATATTCGATTCATTCAACATTCAATTCCATTCAACAGTCCGTCCTGATACAGATTTGATCGTTTCCGATTATTTGCTTAATACAGCTTTTTCGGCAAGAAAACTGATTTGGCTGGCTCCACCAAGAGCTAGTGATTGGCGGAATTTTGGCAATGAAATCGTAGCGATCAATAAGAACTTGCAAGTAATGAAACGAAGGAATGAGTAA